The Streptomyces sp. NBC_00659 genomic interval CCGGGGCCCGGTCCGCGGCCGGATCCGGGAAGCGGGGGAGCTCGGTCAGCGCGGTGGCGTTCACGAAGACCTGGCCGTCGGCGTACCGCGTGACCTCGAACGTCCGCCGTACACCGGCCACTTCGAGGACGACCCGGCCCGCGTCGGCGTGCACCACGCGCACCCCGTCGGCCGCGAGCCCCTCGCGCGCGTGCCGGTAGGCGGCCTCGTGCTCCTCGCCGTGCATCCGGTAGCGCTTGGTCTGCGGCTGCGACGCCAGGTTCCGCCAGCCGCCGAACCGCGAACGCCCGTGCGCGTCGGCCAGGGCGGCGGCCAGCGGGGCGTACGGGTCCGGGGCGGGCTCGGTCAGCGCGGCGAGGTGACGGTCGTAGAACCCGGTGTCCATCCGGGCCCCGGCGAACTCCTCGTGGCGCAGCGACCGTACGAGCAGATCCCGGTTGGTGACCGGGCCGTGGACCGTGGCCCGCTCCAGCGCGCCGGCCAGTTTCCGCACGGCCTCCGCGCGGGTGGCGGCGTGCGCGACGACCTTCGCGAGCATCGGGTCGTAGTGGATGCCGACCGAGTCGCCGTCGGTGAACCCCGTGTCCAGCCGGACGCCGTCCGGGACGGCGATCCGGTGCAGGGTGCCCGTCTGCGGCGCCCAGGCGCCCGCCGGGTCCTCCGCGTACAGCCGGGCCTCCACCGCGTGGCCCCGCGCGGGCGGGGGCTCGCTCTCCAACCGCTCCCCCTCGGCGACCCGCAGTTGCAGGGCGACCAGGTCGACCCCGAACACCGCCTCCGTCACCGGGTGTTCGACCTGGAGCCGGGTGTTCATCTCCAGGAAGTGCGCGGTGCCGTCGGCGACCAGGAACTCGACCGTGCCGGCGCCGACGTAGTCCACGGCGCGGGCGGCGCGCACGGACAACGCGTAGAGCTCCCGGATGAGTTCGTCCCCGAGCCCTGGGGCCGGCGCCTCCTCGATCACCTTCTGGTGGCGGCGCTGGAGGGAGCAGTCACGGGTGCCCAGCGGCCAGACCGTGCCGTGCGCGTCGGCCAGGATCTGCACCTCGACGTGCCGGCCGCCCTCCACGTACGGCTCGACGAACACCTCCCCGTCACCGAAGGCGCTCAGCGCCTCCGCGCGGGCCGCCTCCAACTCGGCGTCCAGGTCCGCCAGTTCACGGACGATCCGCATCCCGCGGCCGCCGCCGCCCGAGGCGGCCTTGACCAGCACCGGCAGATCCCCGGCGGTGACCCGCTCCAGCGGTTCGAGCCCCATCAGCTTCTTGGCCCGCGTCTTGGACGCCATCGCCTCGATCGCCTCGGGAGACGGCCCGACCCACACCAGCCCCGCGTCGATCACCGCCCGCGCGAAATCGGCGTTCTCCGACAGGAACCCGTATCCCGGGTGCACCGCGTCCGCGCCCGCCTCCAGCGCGGCCCGCACGATCAGATCGCCCCGCAGATACGTCTCCGCGGGTGTCGCGCCCGGCAGCCGTACCGCGGCGTCCGCCTCGCGCGTGTGCAGGGCGTTCTCGTCGGCGTCCGAATACACCGCGACGGTGCGCACCCCGGCCTCACGGCAGGTGCGGAAGACCCGGCAGGCGATCTCGCCCCGGTTGGCGACCAGCAGACTCGAAATCACGTGATCCCTCACATCCGGAAGACGCCGAAGCCACCGCGCGCGCCCTCGAAGGGCGCCGTGTGGATCGCGGACAGGCACAGGCCGAGGACGGTGCGGGTGTCGCGCGGGTCGATGACCCCGTCGTCGTACAGCCGCCCGGACAGGAACATCGGCAGCGACTCGGACTCGATCTGCTGCTCCACCATGGCGCGCAGCGCCGCGTCGGCGTCGTCGTCGTACGGGTGCCCCTTCGCGGCGGCCGACTGCCGGGCGACGATCGACAGGACGCCCGCGAGCTGCTGGGGTCCCATCACGGCCGATTTGGCGCTGGGCCAGGCGAACAGGAACCTCGGGTCGTAGGCACGTCCGCACATCCCGTAGTGACCGGCTCCGTAGGAGGCGCCCATGAGCACCGACAGATGCGGGACCTTCGAGTTGCTCACCGCGTTGATCATCATCGCGCCGTGCTTGATGATGCCGCCCTGCTCGTACTCCCTGCCGACCATGTAGCCGGTGGTGTTGTGCAGGAAGAGCAGCGGGATGTCGCGCTGGTTGGCCAACTGGATGAACTGGGCGGCCTTCTGGGACTCGGCGCTGAACAACACGCCCTGGGCGTTGGCGAGAACGCCGACCGGGTAGCCGTGCAGGCTCGCCCAGCCGGTGGTCAGGCTCGTCCCGTACAGCGGCTTGAACTCGTCGAAGTCCGAGCCGTCGACGATCCGGGCGATCACCTCGCGCGGGTCGAACGGGTGCTTCAGATCCCCCGGGACGATCCCCAGGAGCTCGTCCTCGTCGTACTTGGGGGGCTCGGCGACGGCCGGATCGCCGTACGCCTTGCGGTGGTTCAGCCGGGCGACGACCCGGCGGGCCTGGCGGAGCGCGTCCCGCTCGTCGACGGCGAAGTAGTCCGCGAGGCCCGACACGCGGGCGTGCATCTCCGCGCCGCCCAGCGACTCGTCGTCACTCTCCTCGCCCGTGGCCATCTTCACCAGCGGCGGCCCGCCGAGGAAGACCTTCGCCTTCTCCTTGACCATGATCACGTGGTCGGACATTCCGGGGACGTACGCGCCTCCGGCCGTCGAGTTCCCGAAGACCACGGCCACCGTGGGGATCCCGGCCGCCGACAGCCGGGTGAGGTCGCGGAAGATCGCGCCCCCGGGGATGAAGATCTCCTTCTGCGAGGGCAGGTCGGCGCCGCCCGACTCGACCAGGCTGATGCAGGGCAGCCGGTTCGCGAGGGCGATGTCGTTCGCCCGCAGCGCCTTCTTCAGGCTCCAGGGGTTGCTGGCACCGCCGCGCACGGTCGGGTCGTTGGCGGTGATCAGGCACTCGACGCCCTCGACCACCCCGATGCCGGTGACCAGGGAGGCGCCGACGGCGTAGTCGCTGCCCCAGGCGGCCAGCGGGGACAGCTCCAGGAACGGGGTGTCCGGGTCGAGGAGCAGTTCGATGCGCTCGCGGGCGAGCAGCTTGCCGCGCTTGCGGTGCCGCTGGACGTACTTCTCCCCGCCGCCCGCGAGGGCCTTGGCGTGCTCGGTGTCGAGGTCGGCGAGCTTGGCGAGCATGGCCTCGCGGTTCGCCCGGTAGTCCGGGCCGCCCACGTCCAGGGCGGACGAAAGGACCGTCATAGCAGGACCTCCGGGATATCCAGGTGACGGGAGCGGAGCCATTCGCCGAGGGCCTTGGCCTGGGGGTCGAAACGGGCCTGGGAGGCGACGCCTTCGCCGAGGATCCCCTCGACCACGAAGTTGACGGCCCGCAGGTTCGGCAGGACGTGGCGGACGACGTTCAGCGGGCGGCTCTCCGGGATCAGCTCCCGGAAGCGGTCGGCCGTCAGTTCATGGGCGAGCCAGCGCCAGGCCTCGTCGCTGCGGGCCCAGACGCCGACGTTGGCGTTGCCGCCCTTGTCTCCGCTGCGGGCACCGGCGATCAGGCCGAGGGGGGCGCGGCGGGTGGGACCCGCGGGCAACGGTTCGGGCAGGGACGGTTCCTCGAGTGTCTCCAGTACGAGCGTGTCCTGGGCCGGGATCACCGAGAGACGGCTCCCGTCGTGGAGGACGGCCCTGTGGTCGACGGCGTCCTGGGGGACGTGCACATCCTCGAAGACCCCGTAGGGCGCGCCCTTCCCCGGTGGCGCCACCACATGGAAGCCGGGGTAACTGGCGAGCGCCAGCTCGATCGCGGCACCGCTCAGGGCGCGCCCCACGGTGGCCTGGTCGGGGTCGCGGACGACGAGCCGCAGCAGGGCGCTCGCCGTCTCCTCGGTGTCCGCGTCGGGCCGGTCGGTGCGCACCAGCTCCCACCGCACCTCCGCGGGCGGCGACTTGGCGAGCGCGTCGCTCATCTGCTCGCGCACCAGCGCGGCCTTGGCCTCGATGCCGAGTCCGGTCAGGACGAAGGTCACCTCGTTGCGGAAGCCGCCGAGCCTGTTGAGGCCGACCTTGAGGGTGGGGGGCGGGGCCTCGCCGCGCACGCCCTCGATCCGCACCCGGTCCGGGCCGTCCTGGCCGAGCCGCACGGTGTCCAGGCGGGCGGTGACGTCGGGTCCCGCGTACCGGGCGCCCCCGGTCTCGTACAGCAGCTGTGCGGTGACCGTGCCGACGTCCACGAACCCGCCGGTGCCGGGGTGCTTGGTGATGACGCAGCTTCCGTCCTCGTGGATCTCCGCGAGGGGGAAGCCGGGGCGGCGTACGTCGCCGTCGCCGAAGAAGGAGTAGTTGCCGCCGGTGGCCTGGGTGCCGCACTCCAGCACGTGCCCGGCGACGACGGCTCCGGCGAGCCGGTCGTGGTCCCCCGGCCGCCAGCCGAAGTGGGCGGCGGCGGGCCCGGTGACCAGCGCCGCGTCGGTCACCCGGCCGGTGACCACGATGTCCGCGCCCGCCGACAGGCACTCGGCGATGCCGAAGCCGCCGAGGTAGGCGTGGGCGGCGAGGCTGCCCGGGTAGCGGGCGGTGAGGTCGTCGCCCTCGACGTGGGCGACCCGCACCGGGATGCCGAGCCGGCCGGCCAGGGTCCGCACCGCGTCGGCGAGCCCGGCCGGATTGAGGCCGCCGGCGTTCGTCACGATCTTCACGGACCGCTCGTGCGCCAGGCCGAGACAGTCCTCCAGCTGGCGCAGGAAGGTACGGGCGTATCCGGCGGCGGGGTCCTTCAGCCGGTCCCGGCCCAGGATCAGCATGGTGAGCTCGGCGAGGTAGTCGCCGGTGAGGACGTCCAGCTCGCCGCCGGTGAGCATCTCGCGCAGGGCGTCGAAGCGGTCGCCGTAGAAGCCGGAGGCGTTTCCCACGCGCAGCGTCACTCCGCGTCCCCCTTCGGCGGGCGTCCGTCGCCGGGCGGGCCCGCGAAGGCCTGGGCGATGCCGAGCCAGCGGTCGGCGTCGGGACCCTCGGCGCGCACGTCGACATCGGCGCGGTGCGCCCGCTGGGTGACCAGCAGACAGAAGTCGAGTGCGGTGCCGGTGACGCGCTGGGGGGCGTCTTCGGGGCCGTAGGTCCAGGTGTCGCCGGAGGGGGCGAGGATCTCCACCCGGAACTCCTCGGCGGGCACGGCGAGCCCGCGCGCGGCGAAGGCGAAGTCCCGTGCGCGGACCCCGATGCGGACCACATGCCTGAGCCGGTCGGTGGGAGGACGGACCACACCCAGGGCGTCGGCGACGTCCTGGCCGTGGGCCCAGGTCTCCATGAGCCGGCCGGTGGCCATGGAGGCACCGGACATGGGCGGGCCGTACCAGGGGAAACGGGCGCCCGGAACGGACGCGCGCAGCGCCCGGTCCAGCGCGGCCCGCCCGGTGCGCCACCGCGCCAGCAGTTCGCCGGACGGGAGCCGGGCCCCCTCCTCGGCGCCCTCGTCCACGAACGTCGCGGGTGCCGCGAGGGCCTTCTCGACGAGGCCGTGGAAGGCGTCGGCGTCCGTGACGGAGAGGAGGGCGGAGTGGTCGGTCCAGGCGAGGTGGGCGATCTGATGGGCGACGGTCCAGCCGGCGGCGGGCGTCGCGAGGGCCCACCGGTCGGGGCTCAACCCGGCGACGAGCCGGTCGAGTTCTTCGCTTTCGTCACGCAGATCGTCGAACACGGGCGTCGGATCGGACATGGGGGGAGCATGTCAGCGCCCCCAGAAACAATCAAGCATGCTTGCATCAATTTATTTCCCGCGATCCGCCGCCGCCCCGTCACATCTCCCCTCCCCGGTCCGTCATACCGATGACGACGCGGACAGAGGAACACAGAGGGAGACATGAACATGAGCGAGGCCAAGAAGATCGCGGTGGCCGGGGCGACCGGGCGGCTCGGGCGGCATGTCGTGGACGTGCTGACGGAGCGCGGGCACACCGTCGTACCGATGTCCCGGGCCACCGGGGTCGACATCGTCACCGGCGCCGGGCTGGCCGAGGCGCTGGAGGGTGTGGACGTCGTGATCGACGCGTCCAGCACCCCCTCGCCCGACCGGCAGGTGGCGACGGAGTTCTTCACGGCGGCGGCCCGCAATCTCCACGAGGCCGGGCAGAAGGCGGGGGTCGGCCGGCTGGTGGTCGTCTCGATCATCGGCATCGAC includes:
- a CDS encoding ATP-binding protein, which produces MISSLLVANRGEIACRVFRTCREAGVRTVAVYSDADENALHTREADAAVRLPGATPAETYLRGDLIVRAALEAGADAVHPGYGFLSENADFARAVIDAGLVWVGPSPEAIEAMASKTRAKKLMGLEPLERVTAGDLPVLVKAASGGGGRGMRIVRELADLDAELEAARAEALSAFGDGEVFVEPYVEGGRHVEVQILADAHGTVWPLGTRDCSLQRRHQKVIEEAPAPGLGDELIRELYALSVRAARAVDYVGAGTVEFLVADGTAHFLEMNTRLQVEHPVTEAVFGVDLVALQLRVAEGERLESEPPPARGHAVEARLYAEDPAGAWAPQTGTLHRIAVPDGVRLDTGFTDGDSVGIHYDPMLAKVVAHAATRAEAVRKLAGALERATVHGPVTNRDLLVRSLRHEEFAGARMDTGFYDRHLAALTEPAPDPYAPLAAALADAHGRSRFGGWRNLASQPQTKRYRMHGEEHEAAYRHAREGLAADGVRVVHADAGRVVLEVAGVRRTFEVTRYADGQVFVNATALTELPRFPDPAADRAPGSLLAPMPGTVVRVAEGLAEGAAVRAGEPLLWLEAMKMEHRISAPAAGTLTALHAVVGQQVEVGALLAVVREEAVPGEAPADDAR
- a CDS encoding acyl-CoA carboxylase subunit beta gives rise to the protein MTVLSSALDVGGPDYRANREAMLAKLADLDTEHAKALAGGGEKYVQRHRKRGKLLARERIELLLDPDTPFLELSPLAAWGSDYAVGASLVTGIGVVEGVECLITANDPTVRGGASNPWSLKKALRANDIALANRLPCISLVESGGADLPSQKEIFIPGGAIFRDLTRLSAAGIPTVAVVFGNSTAGGAYVPGMSDHVIMVKEKAKVFLGGPPLVKMATGEESDDESLGGAEMHARVSGLADYFAVDERDALRQARRVVARLNHRKAYGDPAVAEPPKYDEDELLGIVPGDLKHPFDPREVIARIVDGSDFDEFKPLYGTSLTTGWASLHGYPVGVLANAQGVLFSAESQKAAQFIQLANQRDIPLLFLHNTTGYMVGREYEQGGIIKHGAMMINAVSNSKVPHLSVLMGASYGAGHYGMCGRAYDPRFLFAWPSAKSAVMGPQQLAGVLSIVARQSAAAKGHPYDDDADAALRAMVEQQIESESLPMFLSGRLYDDGVIDPRDTRTVLGLCLSAIHTAPFEGARGGFGVFRM
- a CDS encoding acyclic terpene utilization AtuA family protein, with translation MTLRVGNASGFYGDRFDALREMLTGGELDVLTGDYLAELTMLILGRDRLKDPAAGYARTFLRQLEDCLGLAHERSVKIVTNAGGLNPAGLADAVRTLAGRLGIPVRVAHVEGDDLTARYPGSLAAHAYLGGFGIAECLSAGADIVVTGRVTDAALVTGPAAAHFGWRPGDHDRLAGAVVAGHVLECGTQATGGNYSFFGDGDVRRPGFPLAEIHEDGSCVITKHPGTGGFVDVGTVTAQLLYETGGARYAGPDVTARLDTVRLGQDGPDRVRIEGVRGEAPPPTLKVGLNRLGGFRNEVTFVLTGLGIEAKAALVREQMSDALAKSPPAEVRWELVRTDRPDADTEETASALLRLVVRDPDQATVGRALSGAAIELALASYPGFHVVAPPGKGAPYGVFEDVHVPQDAVDHRAVLHDGSRLSVIPAQDTLVLETLEEPSLPEPLPAGPTRRAPLGLIAGARSGDKGGNANVGVWARSDEAWRWLAHELTADRFRELIPESRPLNVVRHVLPNLRAVNFVVEGILGEGVASQARFDPQAKALGEWLRSRHLDIPEVLL
- a CDS encoding TIGR03084 family metal-binding protein — protein: MSDPTPVFDDLRDESEELDRLVAGLSPDRWALATPAAGWTVAHQIAHLAWTDHSALLSVTDADAFHGLVEKALAAPATFVDEGAEEGARLPSGELLARWRTGRAALDRALRASVPGARFPWYGPPMSGASMATGRLMETWAHGQDVADALGVVRPPTDRLRHVVRIGVRARDFAFAARGLAVPAEEFRVEILAPSGDTWTYGPEDAPQRVTGTALDFCLLVTQRAHRADVDVRAEGPDADRWLGIAQAFAGPPGDGRPPKGDAE